One segment of Macaca fascicularis isolate 582-1 chromosome 2, T2T-MFA8v1.1 DNA contains the following:
- the SERP1 gene encoding stress-associated endoplasmic reticulum protein 1, protein MVAKQRIRMANEKHSKNITQRGNVAKTSRNAPEEKASVGPWLLALFIFVVCGSAIFQIIQSIRMGM, encoded by the exons ATGGTCGCCAAGCAGAGGATCCGTATGGCCAACGAGAAGCACAGCAAGAACATCACCCAGCGCGGCAACGTCGCCAAGACCTCG AGAAATGCCCCCGAAGAGAAGGCGTCTGTAGGACCCTGGTTATTGGCTCTCTTCATTTTTGTTGTCTGTGGCTCTG CAATTTTCCAGATTATTCAAAGTATCAGGATGGGCATGTGA